From Vitis vinifera cultivar Pinot Noir 40024 chromosome 14, ASM3070453v1, a single genomic window includes:
- the LOC100251129 gene encoding pentatricopeptide repeat-containing protein At5g66520, giving the protein MQEAKRLHAHLITSGLHQQENHLRKLITLYTSSSSSSLHHARLLFDAIHHPSTYLYNTMFRVYAASPTPLHALLLHRHMLRHGPPPDTYTFPFLLKACSALAHLPKGQELHCQALKFGLGGHVFVENSLIHLYGSNSGMDSARRVFDGMGYRDIASWTTLLACYANSCSVKAARKVFDEMPERSVISYSAMIAAYVRGNRFREALDLFRELFSVKIEPSDSCVMSVLCACANLGALDVGRWVYSYVCQSKGDYVDSRIATALIDMFFKCGSIEHALLVFEGAKEKHVGEWTAMLSGLAMHGLGEQLIEAFEKMVDSGVKPNGVTFVALLSGCSHSGLVNEGLYYFDRMESDFGVEPTVEHFGCVVDLLGRAGLIDQAMQLISEMPFEPNAAIWGSLLNACRVYKNVEIGELAAQWLIKDEPWNGALYMTLLSLYREAGRWDEVEKVKLKMKEVGCRKGPGCSLIEVGGICYEFVVGDKSHPCAVEICLNLSKAIREFQEQ; this is encoded by the coding sequence ATGCAAGAAGCGAAGCGGCTCCACGCCCATCTCATCACCTCAGGTCTCCACCAGCAAGAGAACCATCTACGCAAGCTCATCACTCTCTacacctcctcctcctcctcctctctcCACCACGCTCGCCTCCTCTTCGATGCCATCCACCACCCCTCCACTTACCTCTACAACACCATGTTCCGGGTCTACGCCGCCAGCCCAACCCCACTTCACGCCTTGCTCCTGCACCGCCACATGCTCCGCCACGGCCCTCCTCCCGACACCTACACCTTCCCCTTCTTGCTCAAGGCCTGCTCCGCCCTCGCACACCTCCCCAAAGGCCAGGAACTCCACTGCCAAGCCTTGAAATTCGGCTTAGGTGGCCATGTCTTCGTTGAGAATTCTTTGATTCACTTGTATGGGTCCAACTCTGGGATGGACAGCGCCAGGAGGGTATTTGATGGGATGGGTTATCGAGACATTGCGAGTTGGACGACTCTACTCGCGTGTTACGCGAATTCTTGTTCTGTGAAGGCTGCGAGGAAggtgtttgatgaaatgcctgAGAGAAGTGTTATTTCATATAGTGCTATGATTGCGGCTTATGTCAGAGGGAATCGGTTTAGGGAAGCTTTGGATTTGTTTAGGGAGCTATTCAGTGTGAAGATTGAGCCGAGTGATTCTTGTGTGATGAGTGTGCTTTGTGCTTGTGCTAATTTAGGAGCTTTAGATGTGGGCAGATGGGTGTATTCCTATGTGTGTCAAAGTAAGGGGGATTATGTCGATAGTCGAATTGCTACTGCTTTGATCGATATGTTCTTCAAATGCGGTAGCATAGAGCATGCACTGCTAGTTTTTGAAGGAGCCAAAGAGAAGCATGTGGGTGAATGGACAGCAATGCTATCAGGACTGGCAATGCATGGTCTTGGTGAGCAATTAATTGAGGCctttgagaaaatggtggacTCTGGAGTTAAGCCAAATGGAGTGACATTTGTAGCACTCCTATCTGGGTGCTCCCATTCAGGTCTGGTAAATGAAGGGTTGTACTACTTTGATAGAATGGAGAGCGATTTTGGGGTTGAGCCCACTGTCGAGCATTTCGGTTGTGTGGTTGATCTTCTTGGTCGGGCTGGATTGATTGATCAAGCAATGCAACTTATCAGCGAGATGCCCTTTGAGCCTAATGCTGCCATTTGGGGTTCTCTTCTTAATGCTTGTAGAGTCTATAAGAATGTTGAGATCGGTGAGCTTGCTGCCCAGTGGCTGATTAAGGATGAGCCATGGAATGGGGCTCTTTATATGACTTTGTTGAGTTTGTATCGCGAAGCTGGGAGATGGGATGAGGTGGAGAAGGTGAAGCTGAAAATGAAGGAGGTTGGTTGTAGAAAGGGCCCTGGTTGTAGCTTGATTGAAGTGGGTGGCATTTGTTATGAGTTTGTGGTGGGAGACAAATCACATCCTTGTGCGGTAGAAATATGTTTGAATCTTAGTAAAGCGATCAGGGAATTTCAGGAACAATAA